The sequence AGACGGGAGCTGGCGCAGTGCTTTATCTCGGCACCGATGAGCTCTGGCGCTGGCGCTTTCAGGTGGCGGATCTTTATCATCAGCGCTTCTGGATGCAGCTCGGAGCCTGGATCGCTGCGCCGCCCTTTCAGATCGAGGACAAAACGATCGCTATCGGCACAGATCATCTCCGCTACATGCCAGGAGAAGCCGCCGAGATCCGCGTGCGTGTGCATGACGCCGCTGGCGGTATCCTCGCAGATGCGCAGCCGCGTGCCTACCTCCTGCATGATGGTGTGGAGGTGGCCACACTCCAGCTCGAGGCTGACCCCACGCACGCTGGCATCTACCGCGCACTCACCCCACCGCTGAAAGCAGGCACTTATGAAATCGCCGTCTCAGAAAGCCCCTCCACACCGCGTGGCAGCTCGCGTCTGAGTCTGCACGTCTCAGATAGCGGCAATCCAGAATGGGCCACGCTCACCATGAATCGCCCGCTGCTAGAAACGATGGCGCAAAACAGCGGTGGCCGCTTCCTGCGTGAGGAGCAAGCCGCAACGGATCTACCTAGCCTGCTGCAAAACCTAGATCGCAAGCAAGTCATCACCAAAGAGACGATCCTGTGGAGTAGCTGGTGGTGGTTCGGCGCAGCGATCCTGCTCCTCACCGTCGAGTGGCTGCTGCGCAAGCGCTTGAAACTGGTGTGATCTTTGTGAGTTCGCTTTTGTCTCACACGAAAACCCCCAGACAGAAAGAGACCAAGCGCTCACGCATCAAAACTCTGCCATCAAGTTCAAGACTGCAAACTGCTGGTCTCCCACATTCAAGCGAATAACCCCTACCCAAAGTTCATGCCTCTCCGCGCCGTCTTTTCGCTCCTTGTTGCCCTCACACTCACCGTGCAGGCCGCTAGCACGCAATTCACCGAGGAGGATCTCGCGGCGTTGGCGGAGAAGGGCGTGATCGAGTCGCCGGACTACTGGCGTGAGAACGCCACCGAGACGGGAAAGTGCGATGGAGAGCATGTGGCGAGCTTGTTGGTGAAGATCGCCCGGCTCACGATGCCGGTGAAGACGCTCGATGAGGCGCTGGAGGTGCTCACGCGGCAGCGAGTGCTCAGCTCGCCGGACTATTGGAAGAAGACGGCCATTCCCGGTGGCGTGTGTGTCGGCAAAAACGTCGCCATCGTGCTCAGTCGGGGCGCGGCGCAGTTGCCGATTGATCCGCCGCAGTCGGTGAATGCCACGCCGTTGGAGGCGACGGACTTCAATGATCTGCGCGAGAGCTACGATGTCGTCATCGCGGGTGCGGGCACGGGCGGTGTCGGCGCGGCGGTGCAGGCGGCGCGACTCGGGGCCAGCGTGCTGCTGCTGGAGGAAACAGAGTGGATCGGCGGTCAGGCGATGGCCGCAGGCGTGACCTCAATGGACGAGGGCCGCACGCTCGTGCGCGAGCGTGGCCTGTATCGCGAGCTTTGCGGCCTCATCGCCGCGCATTACCGGCCACTCGGCGTGAACCATCTCACCGCCTACTGGCACGGCCACGTCGGCGTCGAGCCACGCGTGGGGCGTCGCTTGCTCCACGTCATGCTCGGCGATGCGAAAGGCCGTGGCGTGCTCGATCTCGCCCTGTTGGCCCGCGTTTCCAAAGTCACAAAGGAAGGCAACACCGTCACCGGCGTCGAAATCACACACGCAGGCCGCTCGCGCCGCATCGTCAGTAAAGTGCTCGTCGATGCCACCGAGTGGGGCGATGTCATCCCGCTCACCGGCGCTCGGTATCGCGTGGGCAATTGCCTCAATGACGCCATCGACCCGAAACGCCACGTGCAGTCCAACACCTGGACCGCCGTGGTGAAGCAGTATCCGCAGGGCGTGCCCGCTGAGCTGTTCCTGCGCGAAAAACCGCCCGGCTACACCGACAAGGCGCAGGTCGCGTTTTCGAAATCGCTCGTCGCCGGTGAGAAGATCGATCTAAAGGCCAAACCGTGGAACTGGGCCACCTTCATCGGCTATCGCGGCATGCCGGACAGCGCCCGTCCGGCCGACAACAGCGTCATCACGCGCACGCATCTGAACTACAACAACGACGTGCACTCCACCATCGCCGAGATCGAGGCCCCCGACGCACGTCTCGCCATGAATCGCGTCATGCAATTGAAGACGCTGCAACTGCTCTACTACATCCAGAACGTGATCGGGAAGACCGACTGGTCCGTGGCGAATGACGAAGGCTACGATACGCCCTCGCACATCGCCGCCGTCGATGCATGGATCAAAGAGCAGCCGGAGCTCGCTCCCTTCCGCCCGGTGCTCGTGCATTTCTCCATCATCCCCTACACCCGCGAGAGCCGCCGCATCATCGGCCTGCACACGCTGCGCCCCGTGGAGATCGAGCGCACGAAGGCGAAGCCGGTGCAGTTCCGCCACACCGTCGCGCTCGGCGACTACGCCATCGACCTGCACGGCTCCATGCGAAAGGAATGGCTCGAAACCGACCTCGATCTCGAAAGCGACATCCCGCACAAGTTTGGCGAACGCGGCCTCGGCCCCTTCGCCATCCCGTTTGAGTCCCTCATCCCCGAAACCATCGACGGCTTCCTACCCGCCGAGAAAAACTTCAGCCAAAGCCGCATGGTGAACGGCGCCACCCGCCTGCAACCCCACACCCTGAACATCGGCCAGGCCGTCGGCGTCATCGCCGCGCTCGCCGCGAAAGAAAACCTCGCCCCGCGTGCCGTCGATCCCGTGAAAGTCCAACGCCTCCTCCTCGAAGCCGGCGACACCCTCACCATCGACTCCGTGAAAGCCCGCCACGGCACGGAAGCTTGGCGTGAGCTTCAGATGGAGGTGCTGAGGAATGGCGGGGACGTGAAGTGAGGCTGTGGCGTGTTTGGAATGGAGGTTGACCGCGATTCACCTCACGACTTGTTGAAGCATGTCCAGCTATCCGACTTTGATCCCCTCATTCTCCTTCAGGGAGCCTGAAGACGATGGTGACGCAAAATTGCTCTCGGATGTCCGCGAGCACGGGTGGCATGTTGTGGGCGTTCCAGATGACGAAGAAGGCCCGGGATTTGCTTTCACGGTCGGCGTCTATCTTCGTACACTCCAGCCGGAGATTTTGATCATGGGATTGCCGATGGAGGTTTATAGTTCACAGAATACCCCATAAACTGACTGCATTATGACAGCCGCTCAACGACTCAAACAAGCCTTGCTGGAGACAAGAACCTATTCAACCGATTCATACAATCCTGATAGGCTTCAATATTTAATGCAGGAGTATCAGCGAGTATACGGTGGTGACTGGAGCCAAGGATGCAAAGTGATTGAAAAGGGAAATGCAGAGGGGCGGCCAACCATTTATCAAACCAGCCACTGGGCTGTTTTGGGTGGTGAGGGACTGGCGAAGGTCGAAGCCCACTTTGGCGTTCAATTGCCGGATAGTGCCCATGCATTCTACACGGAGATTCGCGAGTGTGTGCTTTCGCTTAGTGAGGTTATTATGGTTCTCACGCCAGAGCAGATCATCGCACATGAGGATGAGCATCGAGCCATCTACAAAGACATCGGTCTCGATTTGCCAGTGACCATCATCCGTTTCGCTTCATTTCCGGGGCAGCCCTTGGATTACGCATTTAGAAAAAGCTGCACAGATGGCCTGTGGCGCATCACTTTGATCGCAAGCGCGGAAGATGAACCTGAATCTGATCATTCGATAGAAGCCGATGGCTTGGAAACGGACGAAAACATAGATGCGTGGATGGAGCGACTATTGCGTACGGACGCCTATCCATTGCGACCGGGCCATGAAGAATGGGAGAAGCGTTATGCCACGCGAATCAATTAAGGGCACTGAACCAGCCCTTGATCGACAAGGTTTTGCAGTGGCGAAAACGAACTTCGCTGAAGTTGCCCTCCACACACCCACCACCTTCTCAATCAGACCTCAAAACTGCTGCCTAACTTCGGTATCCGGGGTGAACGGGCCCGTCCAATTCTCCTGTCGATACTGTCTTCCAGACTTCGTGATTCGATTTGGGTCTTTGCCTCGAAGAAGTCGTCTCAAGCCGTGAAACACCGCAAGAGATGGGATAACCGCAGAGATGAACTTTCTGGCTGACTTTCTCTACGGTTATCCATCCTCTCGCGGTGCTTTTTTCTGGCGTTCGACGGAGTCACACTGTCTAAGGAGAAGCGTTCGGCATGTTCAGTGAACGGGCCTGATCCATTCCTTCGTGATTCGATCCGGATAAGTGATAAGTTGATAAGTAGCCAGGTACAAAATTGCATATGGTATTGCCGCTGATAACCTTGCCCAATAGCCTGCATTGCTTACCTCCAATATCTGCGGTGAACCTTTGCCATTGCTTCACCATCACCGAAATGGACATCCATTCGCCATTCGACCTGAAATGGCATGCTATTGGGCCTGAAGGGGGCAGTGAGTCGGGTCGGAGTGAGGGCTCTTGCAGCTCACCCATCGCGATCTTCCGACCGCTTTGGGCGGCATTTAAGCCCGCAGGACGGGCAAAACCGCCGGTTTTCCGCGAAGAAAGACCCCGGAGGGGCCTCTGATCGAGCTCAAACAGCCCATTGGGCAGGCTCACATTCCCCGGGGTTTGACCTCGAACCGACAGCACCTTCAGCCCTCATTGGCCTCACTTGGAGCCCACAGGGCGCGATTTTCTGCCCGTTTCGTCCATTCTTTGACCTAACACTGACCATTCTTGCGGCGAAAGAATGGACCATGTCAGGCAACAGAAGCCATTCTTTCGCCGGATGAATGCATTAAGCGGGGTGAAGGAATGCATTCTGTGAGGTCAATGAATGCATTCTACCGCCAGAAGAATGCATTCCTAGAGCTCAAACAATCCATTCTTTGAGCCAACAGAAGGGTATCTGTTGGCTAACAGAACGCGTTTTCCTTCCGGAAGAATGAGAGCCATGTGGGATCAAGGAATGGTCACTGTAAGCCGACATGCCGGGCACAGTGAGCTGCAACGCCCCCTGATGCAGGGTCTAGGAACGGGTGCACTGAGCCACAACGCTCTGCGATGCGGGCTTAAAGAACCCAGGCTTTGATCCGCATCCCCGCATCGTTCGAGGCGCCATAGCGGGCTCTCAGCTCAAACACCGGGCACCTTGAGCCGCATGGATCGTCTGTTTGAGCTCAGGAAACGTGGTCAGGGTGGAGCGGGGTGCCAAAATCTGGCCAACTCACGTCGGCGTCGTTCCTGCCACTCGCGGTGGTTCCATTCGGCCCCCGAAAGACGCCCCTCAAGCGATCCAGGTCGAGCCCCGCTGCCCGGCCGCTGGGGAGCCTCGGCGGAACCGACTCTCGTTCGCGACCCTGCTTGCCCCCGAGTTCGAGCCGGGTCGCCCAAGCCGTGAAGCACCGCAAGATGGGATAACCGCAGAGATGACCTTTCTGGCTGGCTTTCTCTGCGGTTATCCAAACTCTCGCGGTGCTTCCTTCTGGTGTTTGGCGGAGTCACCGAATCCACGGAGCCTATGAACTATAGCCAATCAAAAAGCACCGCGCGAATAGGAGCCTCTTTTTGAGGGACTGGTCTATTTGGGTGTGTGCGGGACGAGAAGGTCCGGCGAGGCGGTTTGACGTGCGCGGCGGGCAGCTTCTTTGGTGAAGACTTCCTGTGATCGGAGGACTTTGGAGGCTGGGGTGGCTGGGATGACCCAGGTGCCATCGGCATGCAGGATGCGGCCACGAGCAGTGTCGCTAAAATGGGTCTCTAGGATGTGGGTGAGGCGTTTGCGGGCTTCTTTGTCTTCCACGGGTACGAGGAGCTCGACGCGGCGTGAGAGATTCCGGTTCATGAAATCGGCGCTGGCGATGAAGACGGCATTTTTTCCGCCTTGGCGGAACCAAAAGATGCGGGCGTGCTCTAGGTAGCGGTCGATGATGCTGATGACGCTGATGTTTTCACTGATGCCTTTGATGCCTGGGCGCAGGCAGCAGATGCCCCGTACATTGAGCCGCACGCGGACACCCGCGCGGGCGGCCTCGTAGAGTGCCTCGATCATCTGGCGGTCTTCGAGGGAGTTCATTTTGAGCATGATCTCCGCCGTTTCGCCCTGGCGGGCGCGATCTGTCTCACTGTGGATGAGGCCGAGGAGTCGCTCACGTAGGCCGAAGGGGGCCATGGAGATTTTTTCGAAGTGTACGAAGCGTGAGCGACCGGTGACGGTGTTGAAGAAGCTGGAGGCGTCTGAGCCGTAGTTGGCACGGCAGGTGAGGAGGCTGATGTCGGTGTAGAGGCGTGAGGTGGCCTCATTGTAGTTCCCGGTGCCGAAATGCATGTAGCGAGTGAGGCGGCCGCTCTCGCGGCGCATCACGAGGCAGATTTTGGCGTGGGTTTTGAGTCCGACGACGCCATAAATGATCTGAGCACCCGCATTGATGAGATCGCCCGCACGTTCGAGATTTCGGGCTTCGTCAAAGCGGGCTTTCAGCTCGACGAGGACCGTCACATGCTTGCCCGCCTGGGCGGCGCGGATGAGTGCTGAGATGATGCGGCTATTTTTCGCCGTGCGGTAGAGGATCTGCTTGATGGCGATGACGCTGGGATCTTCTGCGGCCTCTTCGATGAGGGCGAGTACGGGGTCAAAGCTCTCGTAGGGATGATGGAGGAGGATGTCGCCGCGTTTGATGGCATCGAAGATGCTCTCGCCGGGCTGAATGGCGGCGCTGGGGCGTGGCTCCCAGGGGGCGACATTGAGCTCATCATGATCGGGGAGTGAGGCGATCTGGAAGTAGCTGCGGAGGTCGAGCTCGCCGGGGACTTCATAGACTTGGGCGCTGCGTGCGCCGCAGAGGTCGCGGATGGTGCGGACGAGGCCGCGCGGGGCTCCGTGCTCGATTTCGATGCGGATGGTGGCGCCGGATTGGCGCTTTTCGAGGATGGCCTCCATTTCGCTGGCGAGGTCAAAGGCACTCTCATCTTCGAGCGTGATGTCCGAATTCCGGCTGACACGGAAGCGGGCGACGGCGCTGACTTTTTCTGAGGGGAAAAAGTCGGCGATGAACATGGAGACAATGTCTTCGACGTTCATGTAGTGATAGCCACCTACCTCTGGGTCTGGCACGGGGATGTGCCGTGGGATGACGGAGGGCGGCGGGAGTGTGATGAGGGCATTGCGCCGCTGGGTCTGGCCATTTTCGCCGCTCTGCACGGTGCATAGGAGGGCGATCTGGAGTGCGGGGACACTGACCTTCGGTAGCGTCTCACTGAGAGCGATGGGGGAGAGCACTGGATAGAGATGCTCAGAAAAGTAGTCGTGCAGGAAGGTGCGCTGACCACTGGTGAGGTCTGCTACGGCGAGTCTGCGGATGCCTTTTTCATGCAGGAGCGGGAGCAGGGTGCCATTGAGCAGCTCGTATTGCCGCGTCATGAAGGCTCCGGCCTGCTGCTGGATAAGATTCCAGAGCTGGGCAGGGGAGTGGCCAGCGGGGTCTTTGACTCGCTTGCTCTGCTCACGCAGGAGCTGGAGGCTGCCGACGCGGACCATGAAAAACTCGTCCTGGTTCGAGGCGGTGATGGCGAGGAATTTCACACGCTCGAGTACGGGCTGATCGGCCCTCGCGGCTTCGTCGAGCACGCGGGTATTGAACTCGAGCCAACTGAGCTCGCGATTGATGAAGTGTTCTTCGGTGAATACAGGCGTCGTAGGGGCAGGGGCGACCATCTGTGCAACATTGCGGCGGCAGGCGGAGCCCGCAAGTGACGGTTCCAAATGCCGTGAGGTGCCGATTCCGGGGGAGATGGTCGATTCGATAGGCCTTAGGACGAAAATTTTGCTGAAGGGAAGGGGATCATCCATTAATAAAGCACACCATGCTTCCGCATTTGCCCCGACTCTCTACCTTTTTAAGGACTGTCATCCTGTTCCTGTGTGCTGATGCACTGCTCCATGCGCAGGAGCCGAGCGCGAACGCGCCTGCCGGGATCGATCCGCTGAGAAGACAGCATGGTTGCACACTGGGTTTGCGCTTTGTGGCGGTGCCGGGCACGACGGTGCTCTTTTCCACCTATGAGACGCGGGTGAGAGAC is a genomic window of Verrucomicrobiaceae bacterium containing:
- a CDS encoding FAD-dependent oxidoreductase, producing MPLRAVFSLLVALTLTVQAASTQFTEEDLAALAEKGVIESPDYWRENATETGKCDGEHVASLLVKIARLTMPVKTLDEALEVLTRQRVLSSPDYWKKTAIPGGVCVGKNVAIVLSRGAAQLPIDPPQSVNATPLEATDFNDLRESYDVVIAGAGTGGVGAAVQAARLGASVLLLEETEWIGGQAMAAGVTSMDEGRTLVRERGLYRELCGLIAAHYRPLGVNHLTAYWHGHVGVEPRVGRRLLHVMLGDAKGRGVLDLALLARVSKVTKEGNTVTGVEITHAGRSRRIVSKVLVDATEWGDVIPLTGARYRVGNCLNDAIDPKRHVQSNTWTAVVKQYPQGVPAELFLREKPPGYTDKAQVAFSKSLVAGEKIDLKAKPWNWATFIGYRGMPDSARPADNSVITRTHLNYNNDVHSTIAEIEAPDARLAMNRVMQLKTLQLLYYIQNVIGKTDWSVANDEGYDTPSHIAAVDAWIKEQPELAPFRPVLVHFSIIPYTRESRRIIGLHTLRPVEIERTKAKPVQFRHTVALGDYAIDLHGSMRKEWLETDLDLESDIPHKFGERGLGPFAIPFESLIPETIDGFLPAEKNFSQSRMVNGATRLQPHTLNIGQAVGVIAALAAKENLAPRAVDPVKVQRLLLEAGDTLTIDSVKARHGTEAWRELQMEVLRNGGDVK
- a CDS encoding DUF4262 domain-containing protein, with amino-acid sequence MSSYPTLIPSFSFREPEDDGDAKLLSDVREHGWHVVGVPDDEEGPGFAFTVGVYLRTLQPEILIMGLPMEVYSSQNTP
- a CDS encoding SMI1/KNR4 family protein; amino-acid sequence: MTAAQRLKQALLETRTYSTDSYNPDRLQYLMQEYQRVYGGDWSQGCKVIEKGNAEGRPTIYQTSHWAVLGGEGLAKVEAHFGVQLPDSAHAFYTEIRECVLSLSEVIMVLTPEQIIAHEDEHRAIYKDIGLDLPVTIIRFASFPGQPLDYAFRKSCTDGLWRITLIASAEDEPESDHSIEADGLETDENIDAWMERLLRTDAYPLRPGHEEWEKRYATRIN
- the ppk1 gene encoding polyphosphate kinase 1, translating into MVAPAPTTPVFTEEHFINRELSWLEFNTRVLDEAARADQPVLERVKFLAITASNQDEFFMVRVGSLQLLREQSKRVKDPAGHSPAQLWNLIQQQAGAFMTRQYELLNGTLLPLLHEKGIRRLAVADLTSGQRTFLHDYFSEHLYPVLSPIALSETLPKVSVPALQIALLCTVQSGENGQTQRRNALITLPPPSVIPRHIPVPDPEVGGYHYMNVEDIVSMFIADFFPSEKVSAVARFRVSRNSDITLEDESAFDLASEMEAILEKRQSGATIRIEIEHGAPRGLVRTIRDLCGARSAQVYEVPGELDLRSYFQIASLPDHDELNVAPWEPRPSAAIQPGESIFDAIKRGDILLHHPYESFDPVLALIEEAAEDPSVIAIKQILYRTAKNSRIISALIRAAQAGKHVTVLVELKARFDEARNLERAGDLINAGAQIIYGVVGLKTHAKICLVMRRESGRLTRYMHFGTGNYNEATSRLYTDISLLTCRANYGSDASSFFNTVTGRSRFVHFEKISMAPFGLRERLLGLIHSETDRARQGETAEIMLKMNSLEDRQMIEALYEAARAGVRVRLNVRGICCLRPGIKGISENISVISIIDRYLEHARIFWFRQGGKNAVFIASADFMNRNLSRRVELLVPVEDKEARKRLTHILETHFSDTARGRILHADGTWVIPATPASKVLRSQEVFTKEAARRARQTASPDLLVPHTPK